One stretch of Argiope bruennichi chromosome 3, qqArgBrue1.1, whole genome shotgun sequence DNA includes these proteins:
- the LOC129963483 gene encoding microtubule-associated protein Jupiter-like, protein MAPVYDFRHVELDKIGRGKRIVKPPGGECSDIFSPGRTAADQITPRKTKNYMQSTIFSPDSPQNGHSHSPTTPSKLLDTQSRLFGSDSEEHTPRRVVNRQRSSIFEDEVDSKPHVQKTTPVRRPVINPITGEPFLENGTPNGSSNGGTPNGSSNGGTPTNGHSNGYTNGHSSPMNGDSPMNGEVRRNRIPPGGKSSGIF, encoded by the exons AATCGTGAAACCACCTGGTGGCGAGTGCAGTGACATCTTCAGCCCTGGCAGAACCGCTGCTGACCAAATCACCCCACGCAAGACCAAGAACTACATGCAGTCTACCATTTTCAGCCCCGACTCTCCCCAGAATGGCCACTCTCATAGTCCGACCACCCCTTCCAAACTTCTCGACACCCAAAGCCGTCTCTTCGGATCTGACTCGGAAGAGCATACCCCTAGGAGGGTGGTCAACAGGCAGAGATCGTCCATTTTTGAGGATGAAGTCGATTCCAAGCCACATGTTCAGAAAACGACACCTG tccgCCGACCCGTCATCAACCCCATCACAGGAGAACCTTTCCTAGAGAATGGCACCCCTAATGGTAGCTCAAACGGCGGAACTCCCAATGGAAGCTCAAACGGAGGAACCCCCACCAATGGCCACTCCAATGGATACA cTAATGGCCATTCTTCTCCAATGAATGGCGACAGTCCAATGAACGGCGAAGTAAGAAGAAATCGCATCCCTCCTGGTGGAAAATCATCCGGAATTTTCTAG